In the Candidatus Electrothrix rattekaaiensis genome, one interval contains:
- a CDS encoding DUF3124 domain-containing protein — protein sequence MRFFSVTTMCLLLATLVFFGCSPQDDEAPPSESPEEETVFIHDISITTGQTIFVPAYSEVHYAGKNITMKLAVTLTIHNTDFTHPIIVTSVRYYNTKGKMVKEYLPKPQRLGPMASTDFFVDTGQQTGGVGTNFIVEWVAEQPVYEPVVETLMLSNSGTQGLSFTSSGRVIKHIETSH from the coding sequence ATGCGCTTCTTTTCAGTAACAACAATGTGCCTGCTCCTGGCGACTCTTGTCTTCTTCGGTTGCAGCCCCCAGGATGATGAGGCACCTCCGTCGGAATCACCGGAGGAGGAAACAGTCTTTATTCATGATATCAGCATCACCACCGGCCAGACCATCTTTGTCCCGGCCTATTCGGAAGTACATTATGCCGGTAAAAACATCACCATGAAACTGGCCGTAACCCTGACCATCCATAATACAGATTTCACCCATCCTATTATCGTCACATCAGTCCGTTATTATAATACAAAGGGAAAGATGGTGAAGGAATACCTGCCCAAGCCGCAACGCTTAGGCCCGATGGCCTCAACGGATTTCTTTGTAGACACTGGCCAGCAGACCGGCGGGGTCGGAACGAACTTCATTGTCGAGTGGGTGGCGGAACAGCCTGTTTACGAGCCGGTTGTGGAAACCTTAATGCTGAGCAATTCAGGCACGCAGGGGCTTTCCTTTACCAGCTCGGGACGGGTAATTAAGCATATTGAAACCAGTCATTAA
- a CDS encoding universal stress protein, whose product MNSTQVTNKSEVIALATDGSSYTDGAVQETIFLAQSCGAKIVVLHVIPIDSETATGAHASSTAARLETKEYIDNIRKLADDIEIPCEVLFEESYRPDKTIVELAYKHQADILIMGRHGKQGLLKLLVGSMTSKVIGHGFPKVLVVPKDFSIGGDKVLLAVDGSKASKAAADEIIAMGIHCSNLKEVYALSVTSSESGLEEAEALAKATCKRGQELAPSVTFHPLALVGKPAADIIAQTAEEKEVDMILIGGHGKGLSKLLMGHVTEKVIGRAHCAVLVIEKEREQPG is encoded by the coding sequence ATGAACAGTACACAAGTCACGAATAAATCAGAGGTCATCGCCCTTGCCACAGACGGCTCCTCCTATACAGACGGGGCCGTGCAGGAAACAATTTTTCTGGCCCAGTCATGCGGGGCAAAGATCGTGGTCCTCCATGTCATCCCTATTGATTCAGAGACCGCAACCGGTGCTCATGCCTCGTCTACAGCCGCTCGCCTAGAGACCAAAGAGTACATAGACAACATCAGAAAGCTTGCTGATGATATTGAAATTCCCTGTGAAGTCCTTTTTGAGGAATCGTACCGGCCCGATAAAACCATTGTTGAACTGGCCTATAAACATCAGGCAGACATTCTGATTATGGGAAGGCACGGCAAGCAAGGATTACTCAAATTGCTGGTGGGCAGCATGACCTCCAAGGTTATTGGCCACGGCTTCCCTAAGGTGCTGGTTGTGCCCAAAGATTTTTCCATCGGCGGAGATAAAGTGCTCCTTGCCGTTGACGGCTCCAAAGCCAGCAAAGCCGCTGCCGATGAAATCATTGCTATGGGGATCCATTGCTCCAACCTGAAAGAGGTCTATGCCCTATCCGTTACCTCTTCCGAGAGCGGGCTTGAGGAGGCCGAGGCACTCGCAAAAGCGACCTGTAAGAGAGGACAGGAACTGGCACCGTCAGTTACCTTCCATCCTCTGGCCTTAGTCGGCAAGCCTGCCGCTGATATTATTGCTCAGACAGCTGAGGAGAAAGAAGTGGACATGATCCTGATCGGCGGACACGGCAAGGGACTCAGCAAGCTGCTCATGGGCCATGTGACTGAAAAGGTCATCGGTCGGGCTCATTGTGCTGTGCTGGTGATTGAAAAAGAAAGAGAACAGCCCGGATGA
- a CDS encoding DUF4469 domain-containing protein, with product MYNADLVRSLAPLIMEWIQGRMINGDQVTLTDAFIFRVSAQGRMDSPNDPLPNDKDMLQASIIGTRDFMRRLRTEARLERLPMNEKLPHINSADDTKLKLADVLNPAGLLHLSGSNLYFEEDDPQCSCVIQGTESGEIKQTTFGIISNSEILLAPDIPAQANPWNNEYTLSVTTQYTEHGTPRTGTYQRRLRTPLAVPGLGHPNPPETGILTNSAAAPYAVVSGGSASADERLRILVIQDLAEERLLFSLIDMKDGGTSGAEIPVTQNGAYSIPGFVGSAVSSLEITVNDYETLWEMIRNDYQGRLVDILEVAV from the coding sequence GTGTATAACGCCGATCTGGTGCGCTCGCTCGCCCCGCTGATTATGGAGTGGATTCAGGGGAGGATGATCAACGGCGACCAGGTCACCCTGACCGATGCCTTTATCTTCCGCGTGTCGGCCCAAGGGCGGATGGACAGCCCTAACGACCCCCTGCCCAATGACAAGGATATGTTGCAGGCCAGCATCATCGGCACCCGTGATTTTATGCGCAGGCTGCGCACGGAAGCCCGGCTTGAACGCCTGCCCATGAACGAGAAACTCCCGCACATCAACTCGGCTGACGACACCAAACTCAAGCTGGCCGACGTGCTCAATCCCGCAGGTCTCCTGCATTTGAGCGGCAGCAATCTCTATTTTGAAGAGGATGACCCGCAGTGTAGTTGCGTGATTCAGGGTACGGAGAGCGGCGAGATCAAGCAGACCACCTTCGGTATCATCTCCAACTCTGAAATCCTGCTGGCACCCGACATCCCTGCCCAGGCAAACCCTTGGAATAACGAGTACACCCTCAGTGTGACTACCCAGTACACCGAACACGGCACCCCGCGCACCGGCACCTATCAGCGCAGACTGCGCACGCCCTTGGCGGTCCCCGGCCTGGGACACCCGAACCCGCCCGAGACCGGTATCCTGACCAACAGCGCGGCTGCGCCCTATGCCGTGGTCAGCGGCGGTTCGGCCTCGGCAGACGAACGCCTGCGCATCCTGGTGATTCAGGATCTGGCGGAAGAGCGGCTGCTCTTCTCGCTGATCGACATGAAGGACGGAGGGACGAGCGGGGCGGAAATCCCGGTGACCCAGAACGGGGCATACAGCATACCGGGTTTTGTTGGTTCTGCCGTGAGTAGCCTGGAAATTACCGTGAATGATTACGAAACCCTCTGGGAGATGATCCGCAATGATTATCAGGGCAGGCTGGTGGATATTTTGGAGGTGGCAGTGTAG
- the mtnA gene encoding S-methyl-5-thioribose-1-phosphate isomerase produces MHVNGTPYRCIWPEADGRSVGIIDQTKLPHRFETVTLRTLSDAVLAISDMLVRGAPLIGATAAYGVCLGLNDDCSDARLDAVCAALIAARPTAVNLRWAVERMRFLLRSLPPEQRLKAAYKEAASICDEDVQVNESLGEHGLKLIQEKYAEKGDTVNILTHCNAGWLATVDWGTALAPIFKAHAAGIPVHVWVDETRPRNQGAHLTAWELASAGIAHHLIVDNSGGHLMQQGKVDLCIVGTDRTTCTGDVCNKIGTYLKALAAADNNVPFYVALPSSTIDWTLEDGAAIPIEERDQEEVLLVSGVSADGEVRQVRIAPEQTKAANPAFDVTPARLVTGLITERGVCKANKEALLTLFPEYTS; encoded by the coding sequence ATGCACGTCAACGGAACTCCTTATCGCTGCATCTGGCCTGAAGCTGACGGACGTTCTGTCGGTATTATTGATCAAACCAAGCTGCCCCATCGTTTTGAAACGGTTACCCTGCGCACCCTGAGTGATGCGGTGCTTGCTATCAGCGATATGCTGGTGCGCGGTGCCCCCCTGATCGGAGCCACTGCCGCCTACGGTGTCTGTCTCGGCCTGAATGACGATTGTTCGGATGCCCGCCTGGATGCTGTCTGCGCGGCCCTGATTGCGGCCAGACCCACAGCGGTGAATCTGCGCTGGGCCGTGGAACGGATGCGCTTCCTGCTGAGAAGCCTGCCCCCGGAACAACGGCTGAAGGCAGCTTATAAGGAGGCAGCATCCATCTGCGATGAAGATGTCCAGGTCAATGAATCCCTTGGTGAACACGGCCTGAAGCTTATTCAAGAGAAATACGCGGAAAAGGGCGATACCGTTAATATCCTGACCCATTGCAATGCTGGCTGGCTGGCAACCGTGGACTGGGGCACCGCTCTGGCGCCGATCTTCAAGGCCCATGCAGCCGGGATTCCGGTGCATGTCTGGGTGGATGAAACACGGCCCCGTAATCAGGGTGCCCATCTCACGGCCTGGGAACTGGCGTCAGCGGGTATTGCCCATCACCTGATCGTGGATAACAGCGGTGGTCATCTCATGCAACAGGGCAAGGTTGATCTCTGCATTGTGGGCACGGACCGAACAACCTGCACCGGCGATGTCTGTAATAAGATCGGCACCTACCTGAAAGCCTTGGCAGCAGCAGATAATAATGTTCCTTTTTACGTGGCCCTGCCCTCTTCCACTATTGATTGGACCCTGGAGGACGGAGCCGCGATTCCTATTGAAGAACGAGACCAAGAAGAGGTGCTCCTGGTCTCCGGTGTATCCGCAGACGGCGAAGTGCGGCAGGTACGGATAGCACCGGAACAGACCAAGGCAGCCAATCCGGCCTTTGATGTGACTCCGGCCCGTTTGGTCACCGGCCTGATCACTGAACGGGGAGTCTGCAAGGCAAATAAGGAAGCCCTGCTCACTTTGTTCCCTGAATACACAAGCTGA
- a CDS encoding AAA family ATPase, whose product MIKEIELIDWKSFKRATLFIDPLTILIGANASGKSNALDALVFLQRISSGVALTSSLQGDVTISEIRGGVDWANRRGQNSFTLKSVVSLPEERTEFIYSIEIEIIEQRCQIKYESLIRRKFRPKTEKNPYEIRLFWTDDCIKDSPSITVRLYNEKKGSPRPCARTHSVLAQLFIQADAGLRKEISHGVKSISKGLKSIFILDPIPSHMRDYSSLSEELKPDASNIAGVIAALPKESKNNIERTLTHYIKNLPEKDVISVYSEHVGKFEADAMLYCEEKWVDSAESKTIIDAKGMSDGTLRFLAILVALLTRPHDSLLVVEEIDNGLHPSRSQLLVKVLKEIGQKRAVDILITTHNPALLDSLGEEMIPFVTITHRDSQNGFSKLTLLEEIESLPKLLAGGSIGKLSSEGKIEGALQFSQKKYGTI is encoded by the coding sequence ATGATCAAAGAAATCGAACTGATAGATTGGAAGAGTTTTAAAAGGGCCACCTTATTTATTGATCCTCTGACAATCTTAATCGGAGCGAACGCAAGTGGAAAATCTAATGCCCTGGATGCACTAGTTTTTCTACAAAGAATCTCTTCAGGTGTAGCATTGACCTCCTCTCTACAAGGTGATGTAACTATCTCTGAAATCAGAGGTGGTGTAGATTGGGCTAATCGACGAGGACAAAATTCTTTTACATTGAAATCAGTGGTGAGCTTACCGGAAGAGCGTACAGAGTTTATCTACAGTATTGAAATCGAAATTATAGAACAACGATGTCAGATTAAATATGAGAGCTTGATCAGGAGAAAATTTCGTCCGAAAACAGAAAAAAATCCTTATGAAATAAGACTTTTTTGGACAGATGATTGTATAAAAGACTCCCCTTCAATAACCGTCCGCCTATATAATGAGAAGAAAGGTTCCCCTCGTCCATGCGCCAGAACACATAGTGTACTTGCGCAACTGTTCATTCAAGCCGATGCAGGACTGAGAAAAGAAATATCTCATGGAGTTAAGTCGATAAGCAAAGGACTTAAAAGCATTTTCATTTTAGATCCCATTCCATCACATATGAGAGACTATTCTTCTTTATCGGAAGAATTGAAGCCTGATGCATCCAATATAGCCGGGGTTATTGCCGCTCTTCCTAAAGAATCAAAGAACAATATTGAGAGGACATTAACTCATTATATAAAAAACCTACCTGAAAAAGACGTGATATCTGTTTATTCTGAGCATGTTGGAAAATTTGAAGCCGATGCGATGCTTTACTGCGAAGAAAAATGGGTGGACTCCGCTGAATCAAAAACCATAATTGACGCGAAAGGTATGTCCGACGGAACTCTCCGTTTCCTTGCTATATTAGTTGCTCTTTTGACAAGGCCTCATGACAGTTTGCTGGTTGTGGAAGAAATTGATAACGGACTTCATCCTTCTCGTTCACAATTACTGGTTAAGGTATTGAAGGAAATAGGCCAAAAACGTGCTGTGGACATATTGATAACGACCCACAATCCGGCACTACTGGACAGCCTCGGAGAAGAAATGATTCCATTTGTTACGATTACTCATCGAGACTCCCAAAACGGCTTCAGCAAATTGACACTTCTGGAAGAAATTGAATCTCTTCCGAAATTACTAGCCGGTGGTTCTATCGGGAAACTTTCTTCAGAAGGAAAGATAGAAGGGGCTTTACAATTCTCCCAAAAAAAATACGGTACTATCTGA
- the modC gene encoding molybdenum ABC transporter ATP-binding protein — translation MLLEVNVTKNFPGITCHAAFTLKTKQCGVFGPSGSGKSTLMHMLAGLLEPDKGFIRLNGRTLFDREQKISLPPDQRQVGVVFQHAHLFPHMSVQRNLFYGMNRLPKEERHIDPAHLIEVLQIDKLLARSVSKLSGGERQRVALGRTILACPQLILLDEPLSGLDGMLKYQIIPQLQQVFAEFSIPMLFISHSLQELRMMTEEVLVMQKGQLVQQLATEELARTSFGTGGQGYTNLLHLDEMEDLGKLLRCRWGSIPVMLVKAPDQRPGEFSLNGRDILLFKKHPEASSARNMLSCTVRRTYETDWLVGIELECRGCQGQSLIAEIVPQSVDELDIRPGSEVVAVFKASAFRRLY, via the coding sequence ATGCTGCTCGAAGTAAATGTGACCAAGAACTTTCCCGGCATCACCTGTCATGCCGCCTTTACCCTGAAGACGAAACAATGCGGGGTCTTCGGGCCGTCAGGCAGCGGCAAATCCACTCTCATGCACATGCTGGCCGGGTTGCTGGAACCGGACAAGGGCTTTATCCGCCTGAACGGACGCACCCTGTTTGATCGGGAGCAGAAGATCAGCCTGCCGCCGGATCAGCGACAGGTGGGCGTGGTCTTTCAGCATGCCCACCTTTTTCCGCATATGAGCGTGCAGCGCAACCTGTTCTACGGCATGAACCGGCTTCCCAAGGAGGAGCGTCATATTGATCCGGCGCACCTGATCGAGGTTCTTCAGATCGACAAGCTGCTGGCCCGCAGCGTGAGCAAGCTCTCCGGCGGAGAACGACAACGGGTGGCCCTGGGCCGCACCATCCTGGCCTGTCCCCAGCTCATCCTGCTGGACGAGCCGCTCTCCGGGCTGGACGGCATGCTCAAATATCAGATCATCCCTCAGCTCCAGCAGGTCTTTGCCGAGTTTTCCATTCCCATGCTCTTTATCAGCCACAGCCTGCAAGAGCTGCGCATGATGACCGAGGAGGTGCTTGTGATGCAAAAGGGACAGCTTGTTCAGCAGCTTGCTACGGAAGAACTTGCCCGGACCAGCTTTGGCACGGGCGGGCAGGGCTATACCAATCTGCTCCATCTTGACGAGATGGAGGATCTGGGCAAGCTGCTCCGCTGCCGCTGGGGAAGCATTCCCGTGATGCTGGTCAAGGCCCCGGATCAACGTCCCGGCGAATTCTCCCTGAACGGTCGTGATATTCTCCTGTTCAAGAAGCATCCTGAGGCTTCCAGTGCCCGCAATATGCTGTCCTGCACGGTGCGCAGAACCTACGAAACGGATTGGCTGGTGGGAATTGAGCTGGAATGCCGGGGCTGTCAGGGGCAGAGCCTGATTGCGGAGATTGTGCCGCAGTCGGTTGATGAGCTGGATATCCGACCGGGCAGCGAGGTGGTGGCCGTGTTTAAGGCTTCGGCCTTTCGGCGGTTGTATTGA
- a CDS encoding IS66 family transposase, giving the protein MNFSIPDHKAIRKAFAEGEEAVVTLFDSVTVQVEELAAQLEKQAGMLKDLQARLSKNSRNSGKPPSSDGYNKPNRTNSLRKPGQKPNGGQPGHKGHTLERSETPDHTATHKPDECTNCRTSLEDVSAVGEEERQVYDIPAIRIEVTAHRAEIKICPGCGTENRGEFPESVKRGVRYGTGVKTWAAYFGNQHHIPLERTAQIIEDLTGHGISEGSLLKASEELSECVRPSTEATAELLRNAEVLNADETGLRVKGKLHWLHVASSDLLTHYNVHEKRGKEAMDAAGILSEFKGKMVHDHLKSYFGYKKCRHGLCNSHHLRELEFIGKQYEQAWTGDMADLLLEIKEAVEKLKPDRDSFGSEEIENFERRYDEIVCRGFADNPFTPPKEKKRGRVKKTPPLNLLTRLRDYKAETLAFMYDFRVPFDNNAAERDVRMMKVKQKVSGCFRTFEGAERFACIRGYISTARKNSQNIFEAIRDAFLGNPFIPDAAA; this is encoded by the coding sequence ATGAATTTCAGTATTCCCGATCATAAAGCAATCCGCAAGGCCTTCGCGGAAGGAGAAGAAGCGGTTGTTACGCTGTTCGACAGCGTAACCGTACAGGTTGAAGAACTTGCCGCTCAGTTGGAAAAGCAGGCCGGAATGTTGAAGGATTTGCAGGCCCGACTGTCGAAAAACAGCCGCAACAGCGGGAAACCGCCTTCAAGCGACGGATACAACAAACCGAACAGAACGAACAGCCTGAGAAAACCCGGTCAAAAGCCGAACGGCGGGCAGCCCGGTCATAAGGGGCATACTCTTGAGCGGTCAGAAACCCCGGATCATACAGCAACGCATAAACCTGACGAATGTACAAACTGCCGGACGTCGCTTGAGGACGTCTCCGCCGTCGGAGAGGAGGAACGGCAGGTTTATGATATTCCGGCGATTCGAATTGAAGTAACCGCGCACCGGGCGGAAATAAAGATCTGTCCTGGATGCGGAACTGAAAACCGGGGTGAATTCCCGGAAAGCGTCAAACGGGGCGTTAGATATGGCACAGGGGTAAAGACATGGGCCGCGTATTTCGGGAATCAGCATCATATTCCGCTTGAACGCACCGCACAAATTATTGAGGATCTGACCGGGCACGGAATTTCGGAGGGTTCGCTGCTCAAGGCTTCCGAAGAGCTTTCCGAGTGCGTTCGGCCCTCGACCGAGGCAACTGCGGAGCTTCTCCGTAATGCTGAGGTTCTGAATGCGGACGAAACCGGACTGCGTGTCAAAGGAAAACTTCATTGGCTGCATGTCGCTTCGTCGGACCTGCTCACTCATTATAACGTGCATGAAAAGCGAGGAAAAGAAGCGATGGATGCAGCTGGCATCCTCAGCGAATTCAAAGGCAAGATGGTGCATGATCACTTGAAATCGTACTTCGGATATAAAAAATGCCGTCATGGGCTGTGCAACTCGCACCACCTTCGCGAGCTTGAATTCATAGGCAAACAGTATGAACAGGCATGGACCGGAGACATGGCCGACCTGCTGCTTGAGATAAAAGAGGCGGTCGAAAAACTGAAGCCGGATCGGGACAGTTTTGGCTCGGAAGAAATCGAAAACTTCGAGCGAAGGTACGATGAAATCGTCTGCCGGGGCTTCGCGGACAATCCCTTCACTCCGCCGAAAGAGAAAAAAAGAGGCCGGGTGAAGAAAACCCCGCCGCTCAACCTTTTAACAAGGCTTCGGGATTACAAAGCGGAGACCCTCGCCTTCATGTACGATTTTCGGGTGCCGTTTGATAACAACGCAGCGGAAAGGGATGTGCGCATGATGAAGGTCAAGCAGAAGGTTTCGGGCTGCTTCCGAACTTTTGAAGGTGCGGAACGATTCGCCTGTATCCGGGGATATATCTCCACGGCCCGTAAGAATTCCCAGAATATTTTTGAGGCGATCAGAGATGCTTTCCTCGGAAATCCTTTTATTCCCGACGCAGCAGCATAA
- a CDS encoding universal stress protein, with the protein MPEHNTHLLGEAEIIALATDGSSYTDGAVQETIFLAQGCGAKIVVLNVIAVDSESATGLRASSVALSQEVSDYLDNIKKMADDSGIECDIVIEGSFYRPEKTIVDLAYKHNADVLVMGRHGKKGLLKLLVGSMTSKVIGQGFPQVLVVPHECSIKGERILVATDGSETGETAVETAISMGKNCSNLREIHVLSVASSEDELEQAQVVAETVCTKGREQAPSTNFYPLALVGKSAADIIAQTAEEKEVDMILIGGHGKGLSKLLMGHVTEKVIGKTHCAVLVLEKKKDDDKEEEMSTPESSE; encoded by the coding sequence ATGCCAGAGCACAATACACACCTGCTGGGCGAAGCTGAAATTATCGCCCTTGCCACGGACGGTTCTTCGTACACAGATGGGGCAGTGCAGGAAACGATCTTCCTAGCCCAGGGATGCGGAGCAAAAATTGTTGTCCTGAATGTTATCGCCGTTGATTCGGAATCAGCAACCGGCCTTCGCGCCTCCTCCGTAGCCCTAAGCCAGGAAGTGAGCGATTATCTTGACAACATCAAAAAGATGGCCGATGACAGCGGCATTGAGTGCGATATTGTTATTGAGGGGTCGTTTTACCGACCAGAAAAGACCATTGTCGACTTGGCGTACAAGCACAACGCGGATGTCCTGGTCATGGGCCGGCACGGCAAAAAAGGCCTACTGAAGCTACTTGTGGGCAGCATGACCTCCAAAGTAATCGGGCAGGGCTTTCCTCAGGTCCTGGTGGTTCCTCACGAGTGTTCTATCAAAGGAGAAAGAATCCTGGTAGCGACCGACGGCTCGGAAACAGGTGAAACAGCGGTTGAAACGGCTATCAGCATGGGAAAAAACTGCTCCAACCTGAGAGAGATCCATGTCCTTTCCGTGGCAAGTTCCGAGGACGAGCTTGAACAGGCTCAGGTCGTGGCGGAAACGGTCTGCACCAAAGGACGGGAACAGGCACCGTCAACAAACTTTTATCCCCTGGCCTTAGTCGGCAAATCTGCCGCTGACATTATTGCTCAAACAGCTGAGGAAAAAGAAGTGGACATGATCCTCATCGGCGGGCATGGCAAAGGATTGTCTAAACTGCTCATGGGCCATGTGACCGAGAAGGTCATCGGAAAGACCCACTGTGCTGTGCTTGTGCTTGAGAAGAAAAAGGATGATGATAAGGAGGAGGAGATGAGCACCCCGGAGAGCAGCGAATAG
- a CDS encoding SulP family inorganic anion transporter, with product MLFKIFPFLLWFKGYTTEMFWKQDLVAGITVALVLIPQSMAYAQLAGLPAYYGLYAAFLPPMVAALFGSSRQLGTGPVAVVSLMSAASLEPLATAGSPEFIAYSILLALVVGLFQFSLGVLRLGMVVNFLSHPVINGFTNAAAIIIASSQFSKFFGVSVDKAPHHYQTMVRVVQAAWDYTHWPTLLYGIGAVIIMVVSKRINPKIPAVLVAVTITTLLSWATGFHRDAQVPLAALHSPGLEKKIKDFNEVVSIVGHHGQERTDLGKAAEELHKAELEAHNAPPPLELLQIENEVAMLTRKMDHAKHDAHLIRTELRRMKFEAMQHEDQYSFYARDAIPAGIKTDGHTWRIKVGASPLDMEKLTLTGGGAVVGQVPEGLPSFSLPEINMKSVMKLLPTAIIISLLGFMEAIAIAKAMAAKTGQQIDANQELIGQGLANILGSMGQSYAASGSFSRSAVNLQAGAVTGISSVITSLMVVLTLLFFTPLLYHLPQATLAAVIMMAVIGLLNTSGFIHAWKAQRYDGIISVITFVVTLYAAPHLDKGILVGFALSMGVFLYKSMRPVVAELALNEENVLKNSEHYRLKGCRHISVVRFDGALFFANASYLDEQVAKFRSEHPSLRAILLDARGINDMDASGEEALAMIVERLRAAGLSFAMSSVKGQVMAVMERTHLLDKIGMEHIYPDTKTAVASLTEEIHRDSLLPKDCCPDCPLTHFTPAA from the coding sequence ATGCTTTTTAAAATCTTTCCGTTCCTCCTCTGGTTTAAAGGGTATACGACGGAAATGTTCTGGAAACAGGATCTGGTCGCCGGTATAACGGTTGCCTTGGTTTTAATCCCGCAGTCTATGGCCTATGCGCAGTTGGCCGGGCTTCCTGCCTACTATGGTCTCTATGCGGCCTTTCTCCCTCCTATGGTGGCAGCCCTGTTCGGTTCCAGTCGCCAATTAGGCACCGGACCGGTCGCGGTTGTCTCACTGATGTCAGCAGCCTCTCTGGAACCCCTGGCCACAGCAGGTTCACCGGAATTTATTGCCTACTCCATTTTGCTGGCCCTGGTGGTTGGACTTTTTCAGTTCTCTCTGGGCGTGCTGCGCCTAGGAATGGTGGTGAATTTTCTTTCCCATCCGGTTATCAACGGCTTCACCAATGCCGCCGCCATCATTATCGCCTCATCTCAGTTCTCCAAGTTTTTCGGCGTCTCAGTGGACAAGGCTCCGCATCATTACCAGACCATGGTCCGGGTGGTGCAGGCGGCCTGGGATTACACCCATTGGCCGACCCTGCTCTACGGCATAGGAGCGGTCATCATTATGGTGGTGTCCAAACGAATCAATCCGAAGATTCCGGCTGTGCTGGTTGCGGTTACCATTACCACCCTGCTCTCCTGGGCAACCGGCTTTCATAGAGATGCTCAGGTTCCCCTTGCCGCTCTCCATTCTCCGGGGCTTGAGAAGAAAATAAAAGACTTTAATGAAGTTGTCAGCATTGTCGGGCATCACGGTCAAGAACGGACTGATCTCGGCAAGGCTGCTGAAGAACTGCACAAGGCGGAACTGGAGGCACACAATGCACCGCCTCCTCTTGAGCTGCTTCAGATCGAAAATGAAGTCGCCATGCTGACCAGAAAAATGGACCATGCCAAACATGATGCCCATTTAATCCGTACCGAACTCCGACGGATGAAATTTGAGGCTATGCAGCACGAAGACCAGTACTCCTTTTATGCCAGAGATGCCATTCCGGCCGGAATCAAGACTGACGGTCACACCTGGCGCATCAAGGTCGGCGCCTCTCCGCTGGACATGGAAAAGCTCACCCTAACCGGAGGTGGTGCTGTTGTCGGCCAAGTACCGGAAGGCCTCCCCTCTTTCAGTCTTCCTGAAATCAATATGAAAAGTGTGATGAAACTGCTGCCCACCGCGATCATTATCTCGCTGCTCGGTTTCATGGAGGCGATTGCCATTGCCAAGGCTATGGCGGCCAAGACAGGTCAGCAGATTGATGCTAACCAGGAACTGATCGGTCAAGGACTGGCGAATATCTTAGGCTCAATGGGACAGAGTTACGCCGCATCCGGCTCCTTTTCCCGTTCTGCGGTTAACCTCCAGGCTGGTGCGGTGACAGGTATTTCCTCGGTGATCACCTCCTTGATGGTGGTATTGACCCTGCTGTTCTTCACCCCGCTGCTCTACCATCTGCCCCAGGCAACCCTCGCAGCGGTTATCATGATGGCGGTTATCGGCCTGCTCAACACCAGCGGTTTTATCCATGCCTGGAAAGCCCAGCGCTATGACGGTATTATCTCGGTGATCACCTTTGTGGTGACCCTCTACGCTGCACCCCATTTGGACAAAGGTATTTTGGTCGGTTTTGCTCTGTCTATGGGTGTTTTTCTCTATAAATCCATGCGCCCGGTTGTTGCCGAGCTTGCTCTCAACGAAGAAAACGTCCTCAAGAACTCCGAGCATTACCGACTCAAGGGTTGCCGCCATATCTCGGTGGTTCGTTTTGACGGAGCACTCTTCTTTGCCAATGCCAGCTATCTTGATGAGCAGGTCGCAAAATTTCGGTCCGAGCATCCGAGCTTACGTGCTATCCTGCTGGATGCCCGAGGGATTAACGATATGGATGCCTCCGGCGAAGAGGCTTTGGCCATGATTGTGGAGCGTCTGCGTGCGGCTGGTCTGAGTTTTGCCATGAGCAGCGTCAAAGGTCAGGTTATGGCGGTAATGGAACGGACCCACCTCCTTGACAAAATTGGTATGGAGCATATCTATCCAGACACTAAGACGGCTGTTGCCTCCCTGACGGAAGAAATACACAGAGATTCTCTCTTGCCCAAGGACTGCTGCCCCGACTGCCCCTTGACGCATTTTACCCCTGCTGCCTGA